The following are encoded in a window of Arctopsyche grandis isolate Sample6627 chromosome 4, ASM5162203v2, whole genome shotgun sequence genomic DNA:
- the LOC143910745 gene encoding uncharacterized protein LOC143910745 yields FQFFALACFVAVAQAGVIAPVAHYAAPAHYAAPVAHYAAPVAHYAAPIAHQIAPAHYEQYADAPAEYNFEYSVHDEHTGDIKSQKEVRHGDAVQGSYSLVEPDGTQRIVEYTADDHNGFNAVVHRQPSQHAVAYKPVVKVAAPIAHYAAPAHYAAPAHYAAAPVAHYAAPVAHVAAAPVYGGYAHAAPVASYFQFFALACLVAVAQAGVIAPVAHYAAPAHYAAPVAHYAAPVAHYAAPIAHQIAPAHYEQYADAPAEYNFEYSVHDEHTGDIKSQKEVRHGDAVQGSYSLVEPDGTQRIVEYTADDHNGFNAVVHRQPSQHAVAYKPVVKVAAPIAHYAAPAHYAAPAHYAAAPVAHYAAPVAHVAAAPVYGGYAHAAPVASYYHH; encoded by the exons tttcaGTTCTTCGCATTGGCCTGCTTCGTAGCAGTAGCCCAGGCTGGAGTCATCGCTCCAGTAGCCCACTATGCTGCTCCAGCTCACTACGCAGCTCCCGTAGCCCACTATGCAGCTCCCGTAGCCCACTATGCTGCCCCAATTGCCCACCAAATTGCCCCAGCTCACTATGAACAATACGCCGATGCCCCAGCTGAATACAACTTTGAATACTCCGTCCACGATGAGCACACCGGTGACATCAAGAGCCAGAAGGAAGTCCGTCATGGAGATGCCGTCCAAGGATCTTACTCCTTGGTTGAACCTGATGGCACCCAACGTATCGTAGAATACACCGCTGATGACCACAATGGTTTCAACGCAGTCGTCCACCGTCAACCATCCCAACACGCTGTTGCCTACAAACCCGTAGTCAAGGTAGCTGCCCCAATTGCCCACTATGCTGCTCCAGCTCACTATGCTGCTCCAGCTCACTATGCTGCTGCCCCAGTTGCCCACTATGCTGCCCCAGTTGCTCACGTAGCTGCTGCTCCCGTATACGGAGGATACGCACATGCTGCTCCCGTCGCTTCCTAT tttcaGTTCTTCGCATTGGCCTGCCTCGTAGCAGTAGCCCAGGCTGGAGTCATCGCTCCAGTAGCCCACTATGCTGCTCCAGCTCACTACGCAGCTCCCGTAGCCCACTATGCAGCTCCCGTAGCCCACTATGCTGCCCCAATTGCCCACCAAATTGCCCCAGCTCACTATGAACAATACGCCGATGCCCCAGCTGAATACAACTTTGAATACTCCGTCCACGATGAGCACACCGGTGACATCAAGAGCCAGAAGGAAGTCCGTCATGGAGATGCCGTCCAAGGATCTTACTCCTTGGTTGAACCTGATGGCACCCAACGTATCGTAGAATACACCGCTGATGACCACAATGGTTTCAACGCAGTCGTCCACCGTCAACCATCCCAACACGCTGTTGCCTACAAACCCGTAGTCAAGGTAGCTGCCCCAATTGCCCACTATGCTGCTCCAGCTCACTATGCTGCTCCAGCTCACTATGCTGCTGCCCCAGTTGCCCACTATGCTGCCCCAGTTGCTCACGTAGCTGCTGCTCCCGTATACGGAGGATACGCACATGCTGCTCCCGTCGCTTCCTATTATCATCATTAG
- the LOC143910283 gene encoding larval cuticle protein A2B-like, with the protein MAFKFVALACLVAAAQAGIIAPVAHYGAPIAHHAAPIAHYAAPIAHHVAPAHYEQYADAPAEYNFEYSVHDEHTGDIKSQKEVRHGDAVQGSYSLVEPDGTQRIVEYTADDHNGFNAVVHRQPSQHAVAYKPVVKVAAPIAHYAAPAHYAAAPVAHYAAAPVAHYAAPAHYAAPAHGYYHH; encoded by the exons ATGGCATTCAAG ttcGTCGCTTTGGCTTGCCTCGTGGCTGCCGCCCAAGCTGGAATCATCGCTCCAGTGGCTCACTATGGTGCCCCCATCGCCCACCATGCTGCCCCAATTGCCCACTATGCTGCCCCAATTGCCCACCATGTAGCCCCAGCTCACTATGAACAATACGCCGATGCCCCAGCTGAATACAACTTTGAATACTCCGTCCATGATGAGCACACCGGTGACATCAAGAGCCAGAAGGAAGTCCGTCATGGAGATGCCGTCCAAGGATCTTACTCCTTGGTTGAACCTGATGGCACCCAACGTATCGTAGAATACACCGCTGATGACCACAATGGTTTCAACGCAGTCGTCCACCGTCAACCATCCCAACACGCTGTTGCCTACAAACCCGTAGTCAAGGTAGCTGCCCCAATTGCCCACTATGCTGCTCCAGCTCACTATGCTGCTGCCCCAGTTGCTCACTATGCTGCTGCCCCAGTTGCCCACTATGCTGCCCCCGCTCACTATGCTGCCCCCGCTCATGGCTACTACCATCATTAG